A stretch of the Musa acuminata AAA Group cultivar baxijiao chromosome BXJ2-7, Cavendish_Baxijiao_AAA, whole genome shotgun sequence genome encodes the following:
- the LOC135616364 gene encoding subtilisin-like protease 4, protein MSLSKHALSLVLYLCASFLRSGLHVDGSEEPKAYIVHVKGPEKMDFDVADQWSEWYSSLLESAATPLGLESEEGDPRSRLIYSYRNVMTGFAARLTPREVEAMSTMDWFLHAYPSRVYRLKTTHTPEFLGLRLGVWNESNMGEGIIIGLLDTGVTPGHPSYDDHGMPPPPAKWKGRCDLKASACNNKLIGARSFINHDGRDRRSTGTPVDEEGHGTHTSSTAAGAFVKRANVNGFAPGVAAGMAPRAHIAAYKVCDEIACMGHDMLAAMDAAVDDGVDVLSFSISADPIPFHSDPIAQGTFNAIGKGVFISCSAGNEGPDPGSVNNDAPWVLTVGASTTDRLFLASVKLGNGRKLYGESLHRPRSFNPKMLPLVYPGFVTAKDGAYMCINGTLDGVDVRGKLVLCQLGVIDSVQMSEVVKKAGGAGMIVMNYPVDGYTIIADDHVLPTSMVPYAYGLEIQAYINSTSTPIANIIYHGTVMHRPHSPDVASFSSRGPSQITPGILKPDIIGPGVNILAGWNSQAFALISGTSMSCPHLSGIAALIKKAHPGWSPAAIKSAIMTTAYVTDNTGGPILDELHHPADLFAVGAGHVNPRQAIDPGLVYDLTQEDYVPYLCGLRYNDSAVSALTRKPVRCSSLKSISQGELNYPSISVKLRANSSKSVSYTRTVTNVGKPTSIYAVKVDMPKGVSASVTPTTLSFKKVNQKKSFSICFRRSGGRSGRVSGQLRWVSRKHVVRSPISILLK, encoded by the coding sequence ATGTCTCTCAGCAAACATGCCCTCTCCCTCGTCCTCTACCTCTGTGCTTCCTTCCTCCGCTCCGGCTTGCATGTCGACGGCTCTGAGGAGCCGAAGGCTTACATTGTTCACGTCAAGGGCCCCGAGAAGATGGACTTCGATGTCGCAGACCAATGGAGCGAATGGTACTCCTCTCTCTTGGAGAGTGCAGCTACACCATTAGGACTGGAGTCTGAAGAAGGTGACCCGCGCTCGCGCCTTATCTACTCCTACCGCAACGTCATGACGGGCTTCGCTGCGCGGCTCACCCCGAGGGAGGTGGAGGCCATGTCGACGATGGACTGGTTTCTGCACGCCTACCCCAGCCGTGTTTACCGCCTTAAGACAACACACACACCCGAGTTCCTGGGACTGAGGCTGGGCGTGTGGAACGAGAGCAACATGGGCGAAGGAATCATCATCGGCCTCCTCGACACCGGCGTCACCCCCGGCCATCCTTCCTACGACGACCACGGCATGCCGCCGCCGCCGGCCAAGTGGAAGGGGCGCTGCGACTTGAAGGCGTCGGCTTGCAACAACAAGCTCATCGGTGCAAGGTCCTTCATCAATCACGACGGACGCGACCGTCGTTCGACTGGCACGCCCGTCGACGAAGAAGGTCACGGCACGCACACGTCGAGCACCGCCGCCGGGGCGTTCGTGAAGCGTGCCAACGTCAACGGGTTCGCCCCGGGAGTCGCTGCCGGGATGGCTCCCCGTGCTCACATCGCTGCCTACAAGGTGTGCGACGAAATCGCATGCATGGGTCACGACATGTTGGCCGCCATGGACGCCGCGGTGGACGATGGGGTCGACGTGCTCTCCTTCTCGATCAGCGCCGACCCAATTCCCTTCCACTCGGACCCGATCGCGCAGGGTACCTTCAACGCTATCGGCAAAGGTGTCTTCATCAGCTGCTCAGCCGGCAACGAGGGGCCTGATCCTGGCTCCGTGAATAACGATGCGCCGTGGGTACTTACGGTGGGAGCGAGCACCACAGACCGCCTCTTCTTGGCCTCCGTGAAGCTTGGCAACGGACGAAAGCTCTATGGGGAATCACTGCACCGGCCGCGTTCCTTCAACCCCAAAATGCTACCTCTCGTTTACCCCGGCTTCGTCACGGCTAAAGATGGCGCCTACATGTGCATCAATGGCACCTTAGATGGTGTGGACGTCCGCGGAAAGTTAGTGTTGTGCCAGCTTGGCGTCATTGACAGTGTGCAAATGAGTGAAGTCGTCAAGAAAGCCGGCGGTGCCGGGATGATCGTCATGAACTATCCGGTAGACGGGTACACGATCATAGCCGACGACCATGTGCTCCCGACATCCATGGTTCCATACGCTTACGGACTCGAGATCCAGGCCTACATCAACTCCACCTCTACCCCGATCGCGAACATCATCTATCACGGCACCGTCATGCACAGGCCCCACTCGCCGGATGTGGCCTCGTTCTCCTCCCGCGGGCCCAGCCAAATCACGCCGGGGATCCTGAAGCCGGACATCATCGGCCCAGGCGTCAACATCCTCGCCGGGTGGAACTCCCAGGCCTTCGCCTTGATCTCCGGCACCTCCATGTCCTGCCCGCATCTCTCCGGCATCGCAGCTCTGATCAAGAAAGCGCACCCCGGCTGGTCGCCGGCCGCGATCAAATCGGCGATCATGACGACAGCGTACGTGACGGACAACACGGGCGGGCCGATCCTCGACGAGCTGCACCACCCGGCCGACCTCTTCGCCGTAGGCGCGGGTCACGTGAATCCACGGCAGGCCATCGATCCAGGTCTCGTCTACGACCTCACACAGGAAGACTACGTTCCGTATCTTTGTGGCCTCCGCTACAATGACTCAGCTGTTAGCGCCCTAACTCGCAAACCCGTGCGCTGCTCGTCTCTTAAGAGCATCTCCCAAGGAGAGCTGAACTACCCTTCCATATCGGTCAAGCTGCGGGCGAACAGTTCGAAGTCGGTCAGCTACACACGGACGGTGACCAATGTGGGGAAGCCGACGTCGATTTACGCGGTGAAGGTCGACATGCCGAAGGGGGTGTCGGCGAGCGTTACGCCAACCACGCTGTCGTTCAAGAAGGTGAACCAGAAGAAAAGCTTCAGCATCTGCTTCAGGAGAAGCGGAGGTCGATCGGGCAGAGTCAGTGGGCAACTGAGGTGGGTGTCGAGGAAGCACGTGGTTAGAAGCCCAATCTCCATCCTCTTGAAGTAA